A region from the Algoriphagus machipongonensis genome encodes:
- a CDS encoding DNA-directed RNA polymerase subunit omega: MAINPSIITRDLDKIADKSGNIYESLHVVGQRAKQISSTLKEELNNKLSEFASTVDNLEEVFENKEQIEISKFYERMPKPTTLSMEEFIEGKVYFRHPTEEGAE; the protein is encoded by the coding sequence ATGGCTATCAATCCATCTATCATTACTCGTGATTTAGATAAAATCGCTGATAAATCTGGAAATATCTATGAATCACTTCATGTGGTAGGTCAGAGAGCAAAACAAATTTCTTCTACTTTGAAAGAAGAGTTGAACAATAAGCTTTCTGAGTTTGCTTCTACTGTAGATAACTTAGAAGAGGTCTTTGAAAACAAAGAGCAAATTGAAATCTCTAAGTTCTACGAAAGAATGCCTAAGCCTACTACTTTGTCAATGGAAGAGTTCATTGAAGGGAAAGTCTATTTCAGACACCCAACTGAGGAAGGAGCAGAGTAA
- a CDS encoding outer membrane protein assembly factor BamD has product MKMRVHHIIVLIVGIALTACGPFNKLEKSTNWEELYAGANKYYQEGEYNKAIILYDKVLPVIRGSEKAELADYNYANCHFKTKRYIEAAGYFNNFYRTYNRSPLAEEALFMRAYALYLDAPDFNLDQQSSQEAVGAIQQFVTLFPGSASYERAMEMLTDLEKRFEEKAYQQAEMYYTLKDGLYPGQNMRACAISIQNFAKDYPESKYNEELAYKLVEVTTKYAENSVYAKKEERLTDALRFAGVFYRKYPESAYTSEVEKYEAEAREEMQEHLELKQQVAERRAVLEAEKKELPSNNN; this is encoded by the coding sequence ATGAAAATGCGCGTACACCACATTATCGTTCTAATTGTAGGAATAGCCCTAACTGCCTGTGGCCCTTTTAACAAGCTTGAAAAAAGCACGAATTGGGAGGAGTTATATGCTGGGGCAAATAAATACTATCAAGAAGGCGAGTATAATAAGGCAATCATCCTATATGATAAGGTTTTGCCCGTAATTAGAGGTAGTGAGAAGGCAGAGTTGGCTGATTATAATTATGCTAATTGCCACTTTAAAACCAAGCGGTACATTGAGGCTGCTGGTTATTTCAATAATTTCTATCGTACTTACAATAGAAGCCCATTGGCAGAAGAAGCTTTATTTATGAGAGCTTATGCTTTATACTTGGATGCCCCAGATTTTAATTTGGATCAGCAAAGTAGCCAAGAGGCTGTAGGTGCAATTCAGCAATTTGTAACCTTGTTTCCTGGATCAGCGAGTTATGAGCGAGCAATGGAAATGCTGACAGATCTTGAAAAACGATTCGAGGAAAAAGCGTATCAGCAAGCTGAAATGTATTACACTTTGAAAGATGGACTGTATCCTGGGCAGAATATGAGAGCATGTGCTATCAGTATTCAGAATTTTGCTAAAGACTATCCTGAAAGCAAATACAATGAGGAGTTAGCCTATAAATTGGTTGAGGTAACAACAAAGTATGCCGAAAACTCAGTATATGCCAAAAAAGAGGAACGTCTTACTGATGCCTTGAGGTTTGCTGGGGTCTTTTATAGAAAGTACCCTGAGAGTGCCTATACATCTGAGGTTGAAAAATACGAAGCTGAAGCAAGAGAAGAAATGCAGGAACATCTTGAGCTGAAGCAGCAAGTTGCTGAAAGAAGAGCAGTGTTGGAAGCAGAGAAAAAGGAACTTCCATCTAACAATAATTAA
- a CDS encoding T9SS type A sorting domain-containing protein, whose protein sequence is MNNFLRTFLWLCLMLPLFAEAQQVRVLSEDLKFVGDISTSQRKTIILQNESTEPITYFLKNVIGNIGSSQHVKICIGDDCYDPKRDLGKVKISLQPGELITDLYMDFDMGIVSTKGSFELNFVNVENIRESFLVEANYEVSNPNDKIDEFDYKEITLSDIYPNPSNRVAQLDYQLKNTNAEAKIAINSFIGNPVAEYQLDPDRNSLLINVSDFNPGVYFYTLFVNNKNIVTKKLVVKK, encoded by the coding sequence ATGAATAACTTCCTCAGAACTTTTTTGTGGCTTTGCCTAATGCTACCGCTATTTGCGGAAGCGCAGCAAGTTCGCGTCTTGAGCGAAGACTTAAAGTTTGTTGGGGACATCAGTACCTCCCAGCGTAAAACCATTATTCTTCAAAACGAATCCACTGAACCCATCACTTATTTTCTGAAAAATGTCATTGGAAACATCGGTTCCTCGCAGCATGTGAAAATTTGTATAGGTGATGATTGCTATGATCCTAAGAGAGATTTGGGGAAGGTGAAGATTTCATTGCAGCCAGGCGAGCTCATAACTGATTTATACATGGATTTTGATATGGGGATTGTCTCGACAAAGGGTAGCTTTGAACTCAATTTTGTCAATGTTGAGAATATCAGGGAGTCTTTTTTAGTGGAGGCGAACTATGAAGTATCCAATCCAAATGATAAAATTGATGAGTTTGATTACAAGGAAATTACACTAAGTGATATTTATCCAAACCCTAGCAATAGAGTTGCTCAGCTGGATTATCAGTTAAAAAATACTAATGCGGAAGCTAAAATCGCCATAAATAGCTTTATTGGTAATCCGGTAGCGGAGTACCAGCTCGACCCAGACAGAAATTCACTATTGATCAACGTATCAGATTTCAACCCTGGGGTTTACTTTTACACACTCTTTGTCAACAATAAAAATATTGTGACAAAGAAGCTCGTTGTCAAGAAGTAA
- a CDS encoding OstA-like protein, with translation MTKQITRIFLISFLLCQWTVQSMAQEASALNINNAGQLVGAEGFQRLIGDVEMEHQSSLIYCDSAYFYQATNQAKLFGNVRIVDQEDPIQTTSSYAEYDGNTQLAKLRTNVVFTNQETTLYTDYLDYDRAGNIAYYFNDGRVIDSANVLTSEKGRYDVSIERITFQNDVVLVNPDYTLRTNDLVYMTIPKTAETKGLTNLVSKEGNTLDAQKGSFYDTQNKQFRFFDGIVETETSRVKAIELFYDENLGYYEGKEDVRMLNKEREIEIFGEVGKYWEEEKHSLIYGNALVRKYFEADTLYMTADSLISYDREEDSLKYLQAFRDVNLVKADLSGKADSLVYNYNDSSIHLYQEPVMWNQKSQISADSMTFFIANEVLERVFLKDNAFIITQDTILNFNQMKGRKMTGYFSDGQISKMDIEGNGESLYFVLESDTISQGVNRTLSATIQLKFKDGAINRVNYGVKPDGRFIPSQRIDNDNSRLPGFSWRFDERPDMELIHSWRPIQEIDPKAKNLFNSPDIEIRMPTDQEIEEELKKRGVESLKKQN, from the coding sequence ATGACTAAGCAAATCACCCGTATTTTTCTGATCAGTTTTCTTTTGTGCCAATGGACGGTTCAAAGTATGGCGCAAGAAGCCTCAGCTTTAAATATCAATAATGCAGGTCAATTAGTTGGAGCCGAAGGTTTCCAAAGACTCATTGGTGATGTAGAGATGGAGCATCAAAGTTCTTTAATCTATTGTGATTCGGCCTATTTTTATCAAGCAACGAATCAGGCTAAACTTTTTGGGAATGTAAGAATAGTAGATCAAGAAGACCCTATTCAGACGACCAGTAGTTATGCAGAGTATGATGGTAATACACAGTTGGCCAAACTGAGAACGAATGTGGTCTTTACCAATCAAGAGACGACCTTATACACCGATTATCTGGATTATGACCGAGCAGGAAATATCGCTTACTATTTTAATGATGGGCGAGTAATTGATTCTGCTAACGTGCTAACCAGTGAAAAAGGCAGATACGATGTAAGTATTGAGCGGATTACTTTTCAAAATGATGTGGTTTTGGTTAATCCAGACTATACATTGAGAACCAATGATTTGGTGTATATGACAATTCCAAAAACCGCTGAAACCAAGGGGTTGACGAATCTGGTTTCAAAGGAAGGAAATACCTTAGATGCACAGAAGGGTAGTTTTTATGATACCCAGAATAAACAGTTTAGATTTTTTGATGGTATTGTAGAGACCGAAACCAGTAGGGTTAAGGCTATCGAATTGTTTTATGACGAGAATCTCGGCTACTATGAAGGCAAGGAAGATGTGAGGATGCTAAATAAGGAAAGAGAGATTGAGATTTTTGGTGAGGTAGGAAAATATTGGGAAGAGGAAAAACACAGCTTGATTTATGGCAATGCATTGGTCCGAAAGTATTTTGAGGCTGACACCTTGTATATGACTGCCGATTCTTTGATTTCCTATGATAGAGAAGAAGATTCTCTGAAATATCTTCAGGCTTTTAGAGATGTAAATTTGGTGAAAGCAGATCTGTCAGGAAAAGCAGATTCTTTGGTCTATAACTATAATGATTCTTCCATACACCTATATCAGGAGCCGGTTATGTGGAATCAAAAAAGCCAGATTTCTGCGGATAGCATGACATTTTTTATTGCGAATGAAGTCTTAGAACGTGTATTTCTGAAAGACAATGCCTTCATTATCACTCAAGATACTATTCTCAATTTCAATCAGATGAAAGGGAGGAAAATGACAGGGTATTTCTCTGACGGTCAAATTTCCAAAATGGACATTGAAGGAAATGGCGAGTCCCTGTACTTTGTGTTGGAATCAGATACCATTTCGCAGGGGGTTAACCGTACGCTAAGTGCCACGATTCAACTTAAATTTAAGGATGGAGCCATCAATCGAGTGAATTATGGTGTTAAGCCAGATGGTAGGTTTATACCTTCTCAAAGAATCGATAATGATAATTCCAGGCTTCCTGGATTTAGTTGGAGATTTGATGAAAGACCCGATATGGAATTGATCCATAGTTGGAGGCCAATTCAGGAAATTGATCCAAAAGCAAAAAACCTATTCAATTCACCTGATATTGAAATTAGAATGCCTACCGATCAAGAAATTGAGGAGGAATTGAAAAAGCGAGGCGTGGAATCTTTGAAAAAGCAAAATTAA
- the tilS gene encoding tRNA lysidine(34) synthetase TilS has product MIEAFIHHIKNKSILDLDKKYLLACSGGLDSVCLGTLLHQSGFSFEVAHVNFHLREKESDGDELFVKNLAEQWNAPFHVHQADTYSFVEDHKVSTQMAARDIRYEWFEQIRKERNLAGILLAHHEDDQLETIFLNLLRGTGIEGLYGMAEKRGKLIRPLLPFSRAEILEFATAMELAWREDSSNKSTDYKRNKLRIDILPKLLDFAEDSRANLFTSFDRLKDTGRAFTGLFDQWKSQAIKDEEGIQTLGYSDFLHLDGATSLIYFWLRSYGFNSTQAQEIYQSCLLGESGKLFESASFVLNNDRDQLILAPKSIGFADIELSSNDLGFDIPEGKYELLKTGSPSEIDKSPSNAMLDLEQLTFPLKIRQWEEGDRFIPLGMKNSKKISDFLIDLKVPLVKKSGIKVLESDGKIAWIIGYRIADWAKQTAATRKTLYLKKR; this is encoded by the coding sequence ATGATTGAAGCATTTATCCATCATATCAAGAATAAGTCAATTCTGGACTTAGATAAGAAATACCTTTTGGCATGTAGCGGAGGCTTAGATAGCGTATGCTTAGGTACTCTCCTACATCAATCCGGTTTTTCTTTTGAAGTTGCCCATGTCAACTTTCATCTACGGGAAAAAGAAAGTGATGGGGATGAATTGTTTGTTAAAAATTTAGCCGAGCAATGGAATGCACCTTTTCATGTCCATCAAGCAGACACCTATTCATTTGTCGAAGATCATAAGGTTTCTACGCAAATGGCTGCCAGAGACATCCGATATGAATGGTTTGAGCAAATAAGAAAAGAGCGAAATCTGGCGGGTATTTTACTTGCCCATCATGAAGATGACCAGCTTGAAACTATTTTCCTCAATTTACTAAGAGGGACAGGCATAGAAGGCCTTTATGGAATGGCAGAAAAACGAGGCAAATTAATAAGACCACTATTGCCTTTTTCAAGAGCTGAAATTCTAGAATTTGCTACTGCCATGGAGTTAGCCTGGAGGGAAGACAGCTCTAATAAAAGCACGGACTACAAAAGGAACAAATTGAGAATTGATATTTTACCGAAGCTGCTTGATTTTGCTGAGGATTCCAGAGCCAACTTATTTACGAGTTTTGATAGATTAAAAGATACTGGGAGGGCATTTACAGGTTTATTTGATCAATGGAAGAGTCAGGCCATTAAAGATGAAGAAGGAATTCAAACCTTAGGCTATAGTGATTTCTTGCATCTAGATGGTGCCACTTCCCTTATCTATTTTTGGTTGAGATCTTACGGATTTAACAGTACTCAGGCTCAAGAAATCTATCAATCCTGCCTACTTGGGGAGTCTGGAAAACTATTTGAATCCGCTTCTTTTGTTCTAAACAACGATAGAGATCAATTGATTTTGGCGCCCAAATCCATCGGTTTTGCCGACATTGAGCTATCATCTAATGATCTTGGCTTTGATATTCCAGAAGGAAAATATGAGTTACTAAAAACGGGTAGTCCTTCTGAAATAGATAAAAGCCCGTCGAATGCGATGTTGGATTTGGAGCAATTGACTTTTCCCTTAAAAATCCGGCAATGGGAAGAAGGTGACAGATTTATTCCCTTGGGGATGAAAAACAGCAAAAAAATCAGTGATTTTTTAATAGATTTGAAAGTACCCTTAGTAAAAAAATCCGGTATCAAAGTTTTGGAGTCCGATGGAAAAATTGCCTGGATCATAGGGTATAGAATTGCAGATTGGGCAAAGCAAACTGCCGCAACCCGGAAAACCTTATACCTGAAGAAGCGCTAG
- a CDS encoding Crp/Fnr family transcriptional regulator, with translation MRNPFSKTYTPEEHEMFDFLSQIKFFERMKNKEMARFIPAMHHRKYKRDEVVFFSKDPSQALYLVKNGQISLTIDVRDNFETIMEINKGEAFGENSLLENTKRTYTAIIVSEEADLIVIPHFALQEVFDSNPKIKAKVMTSLAEYYNQNNQRLFRSYRESFGFFSLRQMFE, from the coding sequence ATGCGAAACCCATTTTCTAAAACATACACTCCCGAAGAACACGAAATGTTTGATTTCCTCTCGCAAATCAAATTTTTTGAGCGTATGAAGAATAAAGAGATGGCTCGGTTTATCCCAGCCATGCACCATAGAAAGTACAAAAGAGACGAGGTGGTTTTTTTTAGTAAAGACCCCAGCCAAGCGCTATACCTAGTAAAAAATGGTCAGATTTCTCTTACAATAGATGTCAGGGACAATTTTGAAACCATTATGGAGATCAATAAAGGGGAAGCTTTTGGCGAGAACTCACTTCTTGAAAATACCAAAAGAACTTACACGGCGATCATAGTTTCAGAGGAAGCTGACCTGATAGTTATTCCTCATTTTGCACTTCAGGAGGTATTTGATAGCAACCCTAAGATTAAAGCAAAAGTAATGACCTCGCTTGCAGAATATTATAATCAGAACAATCAACGACTTTTCAGGTCATATCGAGAATCTTTCGGATTCTTTAGCCTCCGTCAAATGTTTGAATAG
- the mdh gene encoding malate dehydrogenase — translation MSKVTVVGAGNVGATCADVLAYREIAEEIVLVDIKEGVSEGKALDIWQKAPINQYDSRTIGSTNDYTKTANSDVVVITSGLPRKPGMTRDDLIETNAGIVKSVTENVIKHSPDAIIIVVSNPLDVMTYQAHLTSKLPRTKVMGMAGILDTARYRAFIASELNVSPKEIQAILMGGHGDTMVPLPRYTTVAGIPVTELIEEEKLNAIIERTKFGGGELVKLMGTSAWYAPGSAAAQMVESILKNQRRVFPVCIKLDGEYGIDDCYLGVPVILGKNGIEKVLELDLNQDEKDLLETSRGHVKEVMSVLDKLGK, via the coding sequence ATGAGCAAAGTAACCGTAGTAGGGGCAGGTAACGTGGGTGCTACCTGTGCCGATGTATTGGCCTATCGCGAAATCGCAGAAGAAATCGTTTTAGTAGACATTAAAGAAGGTGTCTCCGAAGGTAAAGCCCTTGATATTTGGCAGAAAGCTCCTATCAACCAGTATGACAGCCGTACTATCGGCAGCACAAACGATTATACTAAAACTGCTAACTCTGATGTAGTAGTAATCACTTCTGGCTTGCCTCGTAAGCCGGGCATGACACGTGATGACCTTATCGAAACTAATGCTGGAATCGTTAAGTCTGTAACAGAAAACGTGATCAAGCACTCTCCAGATGCAATCATCATTGTTGTTTCCAACCCATTGGATGTGATGACCTACCAGGCACACTTAACATCCAAACTTCCAAGAACCAAAGTAATGGGAATGGCTGGAATCCTGGATACAGCGCGTTACAGAGCATTTATTGCTTCTGAACTTAATGTATCTCCAAAAGAAATTCAGGCTATTTTAATGGGAGGTCATGGTGACACTATGGTTCCACTTCCAAGATATACCACTGTTGCGGGTATCCCAGTTACTGAATTGATCGAAGAAGAAAAACTTAATGCGATCATCGAAAGAACAAAATTTGGTGGCGGTGAATTAGTGAAATTGATGGGTACTTCCGCTTGGTACGCTCCAGGGTCTGCTGCAGCGCAAATGGTTGAATCAATCTTAAAAAATCAAAGAAGAGTATTCCCAGTTTGTATCAAACTTGATGGCGAATATGGTATCGACGATTGTTATTTAGGTGTTCCTGTGATTCTAGGTAAAAACGGAATCGAGAAAGTTTTGGAATTAGATCTTAATCAAGATGAAAAAGACCTATTAGAAACTTCAAGAGGACATGTAAAAGAAGTAATGAGCGTATTGGATAAATTGGGTAAATAA
- a CDS encoding mechanosensitive ion channel family protein — protein MAAKKSFLLFTLFWLVSSFSFGQLLTEEEEYSEITNEVNLTSPYHTTLTFFYNLEESHFKPEEAAKTLNLKGVSNANGAKLSSKLKQIFEGKGVIIRTNEIPNEQDFRDTTSNSNQIFYFDKKKLPGVFLEKIGADWKFSSFTVGQINSIHKETYPYGTAKLLDLLPKIGNQEYLGLHLWQLVGFLILIFIVFMSHQLFTFLVDKGLLYILKRSGYGYIGENYLLPVARITSFYLIVLLLALFLPVLQLPTEIWAWIIVIINTLKPFLITVIFYKIVDIITAYFSSLAERTESTLDDQLVPLVRKTLKAFVVVIGTLFILKEGLDLDIIPFLTGLSIGGVAVALAAQDTIKNFFGSIMIFLDRPFQVGDWITSGDLDGTVEEVGFRSTRVRTFRNSVMYIPNGKVADATIDNHGLRYYRRFYSTLTITYDTPPDLVDEFVNGLREIVLSHPKTRKDVFHVYFNNLSSYSLDIMFYIFFEVPTWPEELKCRHEILIQIMKLADSLEVRFAFPTQTVHMETFPEKKSLSPEYDPDMKIYQAKLSEYLKTELKKKD, from the coding sequence ATGGCGGCGAAAAAATCATTCTTACTCTTTACTTTATTTTGGCTAGTCTCTTCATTTTCATTTGGCCAGCTACTTACTGAAGAAGAAGAATATTCAGAAATCACGAATGAGGTAAATTTAACTTCGCCTTACCACACGACACTGACCTTCTTTTATAATCTGGAAGAAAGTCATTTCAAACCTGAGGAAGCTGCAAAAACTTTAAACCTCAAAGGGGTAAGCAACGCAAATGGAGCAAAACTAAGCTCGAAACTAAAGCAGATTTTTGAAGGAAAAGGAGTTATCATCCGAACCAATGAAATCCCCAATGAGCAGGACTTTAGGGATACCACCTCTAACTCAAACCAGATTTTTTACTTTGATAAAAAGAAGCTTCCCGGCGTATTTCTTGAAAAAATTGGCGCAGATTGGAAGTTCTCATCCTTTACCGTAGGGCAAATCAATAGTATTCATAAAGAAACTTATCCTTACGGCACTGCAAAGCTTTTAGACCTTTTGCCAAAAATCGGGAATCAGGAATACTTGGGGCTCCACCTATGGCAACTGGTGGGCTTTCTTATCTTGATTTTTATCGTTTTTATGAGCCATCAGCTCTTTACTTTTTTAGTAGACAAAGGGTTATTATACATTTTAAAAAGAAGCGGATACGGCTATATAGGCGAGAATTATTTACTCCCAGTGGCAAGGATTACCAGTTTCTACCTGATCGTTCTACTATTGGCACTTTTCCTTCCGGTATTACAGCTTCCAACCGAAATTTGGGCTTGGATTATTGTGATCATTAATACGCTTAAACCATTCTTGATCACGGTTATCTTTTATAAGATCGTAGATATCATTACTGCCTATTTCTCATCACTAGCGGAGCGTACAGAGTCTACTTTGGATGACCAACTTGTCCCTTTAGTACGCAAAACGCTCAAAGCTTTTGTGGTGGTCATTGGTACACTATTTATCCTAAAGGAAGGCTTAGATCTCGATATCATACCCTTCCTAACAGGTCTTTCTATCGGTGGTGTGGCTGTGGCTTTGGCTGCTCAGGATACGATCAAAAACTTCTTTGGCTCTATCATGATTTTCTTGGATAGACCATTTCAAGTGGGTGACTGGATTACTTCTGGCGATTTGGATGGAACAGTAGAAGAAGTGGGTTTCAGATCTACAAGGGTAAGGACTTTTCGGAATTCTGTCATGTATATCCCTAATGGCAAAGTCGCAGACGCAACCATTGACAATCATGGTTTAAGGTATTACAGAAGGTTTTACTCTACTCTTACCATTACTTATGATACACCACCAGACTTGGTGGATGAATTTGTAAATGGGTTACGTGAAATTGTACTTTCGCATCCAAAAACAAGAAAGGACGTCTTTCACGTGTACTTCAACAACCTTTCTTCTTACAGTTTGGATATCATGTTTTACATCTTTTTTGAAGTTCCAACTTGGCCAGAAGAGTTAAAATGTAGACATGAAATCTTAATTCAGATCATGAAACTTGCGGATTCTCTTGAAGTGAGATTTGCCTTTCCTACACAGACCGTTCACATGGAGACTTTTCCAGAAAAAAAGAGCCTTTCTCCTGAGTATGACCCTGACATGAAAATTTATCAGGCAAAACTGAGTGAATACTTAAAAACTGAACTCAAGAAAAAGGATTAG
- a CDS encoding DUF4249 domain-containing protein, which translates to MRKIALYFSVLLIVLGSCREPYNAEIEPSDLKVLVVEGYLDTEGIPSIMSLSYTRNITQEDGFTPIYPSANVFLESEGGQQYPLTALGQGNFEFAYDIPENELYRLRILMDDGVSYTSDPIKPIITPEIIDVGYERNEQGVEVYLTTKGDENADDFLWTYEETYAFRPRIPTAYRYDPDLRTVVLANDENRTDLCYREELSSDLILETSSRFEDQFVFRQSIKQIPTGDERITVKYSILISQKALDQRASEFWEVMRKNTDDLGSIFSPLPSNIGGNFKNDQDPSAPVVGYLSLGTVRQQRLFIEVRDVIPWPKAPVDDYFGCLVEPDTVFIEDYESAFNSGFYTPAVPIFCDTCFDPIGFQKAEVRCTDCTLRGSNVAPDYWED; encoded by the coding sequence ATGAGAAAAATAGCTCTATATTTTTCTGTTTTACTTATAGTCTTGGGCTCTTGTAGGGAGCCTTATAATGCGGAAATTGAACCTTCGGATTTAAAGGTTTTAGTGGTGGAAGGATATTTGGATACAGAGGGAATACCGAGTATCATGAGTTTAAGTTATACTAGAAACATAACTCAGGAGGATGGATTTACACCCATCTATCCTTCGGCAAATGTCTTTTTAGAATCTGAAGGGGGACAACAATATCCCCTGACGGCTTTGGGGCAAGGTAATTTCGAGTTTGCTTATGATATCCCAGAGAATGAACTTTATCGACTCAGGATCTTAATGGATGATGGGGTAAGCTATACTTCAGATCCCATTAAACCAATTATAACTCCAGAAATCATTGATGTAGGTTATGAGCGAAATGAACAAGGAGTTGAGGTTTATTTAACTACAAAGGGAGATGAAAATGCGGATGATTTTTTATGGACCTATGAAGAGACCTATGCATTTAGACCCAGAATCCCCACAGCTTATCGGTATGACCCAGACCTGAGGACAGTTGTTTTGGCAAATGATGAGAATAGAACGGATTTATGTTATAGAGAGGAGTTGAGTTCAGACTTGATATTGGAAACCTCCTCGAGGTTTGAAGATCAATTTGTTTTTAGGCAGTCCATTAAACAGATACCTACAGGGGATGAAAGAATAACTGTAAAATATAGCATCCTGATTTCTCAAAAAGCATTGGACCAAAGGGCTTCGGAATTTTGGGAAGTGATGAGAAAAAACACAGATGATTTAGGCTCTATTTTTAGCCCTCTACCTTCTAATATCGGGGGGAATTTCAAAAATGATCAAGACCCAAGTGCACCTGTTGTAGGATATTTAAGCTTGGGTACTGTTAGGCAGCAAAGGCTTTTTATAGAAGTCCGAGATGTAATTCCTTGGCCAAAGGCTCCTGTTGATGATTATTTTGGCTGTTTAGTAGAACCTGATACCGTATTTATTGAAGACTATGAGTCAGCTTTTAATTCGGGCTTTTACACTCCAGCAGTACCGATTTTTTGTGATACCTGCTTTGACCCTATTGGTTTTCAAAAAGCCGAGGTACGCTGTACAGATTGTACGTTGAGAGGATCAAATGTAGCACCTGATTATTGGGAAGATTAA